A window of Rhipicephalus microplus isolate Deutch F79 chromosome X, USDA_Rmic, whole genome shotgun sequence genomic DNA:
AataaggcagttataaagtgggaaaaacaggtatccaagcctgcagaggtaaaacgagggcttaggcaggggtgtcctctgtcacccttgttattcatgatgtacctacaagtattagaggccacattagagggaagtggactgggcttcgacctctctttcgtcaaacaaggaaaactcattgaacaggcactaccagcattgatgtacgcagatgatatagtgctaatggccgacaacaaggaagatttgcagaggttgatggacatctgcggtaatgagggagataggtttgtatttcagattcagtaagaaaaatcagcagtcatgacatttaatgataatgaaggtggtaagcttagaatacaggaggtcacgctagagataacacatagatacaaatatctgggcgtatggataagcaatgaggccgagtacctaaggcaacacaaaatatacgtgacgactaaaggtaacaggaatgcagcgatgatgagaaacagggcactgtgtaattaggtatgacgttgtgagaggaatatggaaagtggCCAtgcatggttcctggtctgaagttcgtaaatgcggtcttgtgcatgagatcagaagttcaagcaaaattaaaaattaagcaatgtggaataggtaggcttgctttaggagctcacgggaatacaccaaatcagggagtacaaggtgatatgggatggacatcatttgagggcaaagaagctagcagcaagataaaatttgagaagcgattgagagatatgggggaggagcgttgggctaggaaggtattcagctacttgtacatcaagaatgtcgatacaaaacggaggaagcgaaccagaaaattgactggtaaatactttgaaaacagcagggggccaaaccaaaaagaattaccggttaagaaggtgaagaaagctgagaccgatatgtggagaataggcatgattaagaagtccgcactagagatctatcgaacttttaagtacgaaattgccaaggaaaagatctatgataatactcagggtagttctctactgtttgaggccaggacgggagtattgcgaacaaagacatatcgggccaaatacgaagaggtacacacggtatgcagtgcgtgtggagaggaagaggaaactgccgatcacttgataatgttctgtaaagggcttccccctatagttcaggatgagggcgcagagtttttcaaagcactggggtttagggacagggaggacaaaatagactttaaacgggtagaattaactagaatgaggttatctgattggtggctaaagccaagGTGCGAGTGAGGATCGGACCCTTCCCTGCGGGGTGCGAGTCCTCGGCCTTACTATTCTAAGGGGAAAAAATAGATCTACAGTTTTTCCCGCTCACTTCAATCCAAGTGGCAActtaaataatctgcacgccattgaaataatctgagggCCAAGctctttaatccatgtgccaaacatttaattcAAATGCCACTATATTTCATCCAAGCACCAACACAACCAGGCCGCATGCCAGTGAGTTCAATCCAAGTGCCAtcgtgtttaatccaattgccaatgactttaattcaggtgccagtcagtttaatccatgcacaaaaagcCCAATACGGGGCGTAAAAACGGCAGTGCATTCAAAATGTAGCTCCTATAATATAAAAGACAACAGTCAGAAggtagaataaatcattattaaTAATATTCGCCCAAAGTACTCGTGAAAACAATAATTACTGCCGCGGCTCGCTTTGCCGTGTTGGGAGTGCTTATACTTTActatgtacaagtttgtagatgagtgcttggcccgggtggagtcattttaatggcaacgaaagaaaaaagcaagaccaCGTTAACCAATATTTTGTGTTCGTGAACAAAGCTCATAATTGGAATTGTATAGCATTACATGACCGGGccaggtcatgtaatgcgaaAGGCATAATATGGTTATTGGAGTGCCGGAATGCATACCAAGATATGGAAAACTTTACCGTGGGCAGTGATGAGTGAAAAGCAGGTACATGCTCAATAAATTAGAAGGTCCTCACAGGGCAGAGCGAATTATCAATAATTTGAAGATCTTTTCATCCTGCAGTGCACATAAAACATGAACTCATGATGTTGATGTGGAAAGCGGAAGTCATATATTACATTCATATTagttatctttttattcaaacaaaattatgtgTATTCGATGAACGCATGTTTCAAGCAAACGCACTTCAGGAACACTAGCGTCATCTTTCACATGAGAACAGGAGTATATcctttgatgttttttttaaaaaaaacctaATTCAACATGAACCCGAATCAATGCTGGTTGAGATTTAAATAGCAGTTTCTGATTTTAAGAACGAATGAATATGATCTGTCGTTCACCGTTGTTATcaccgggctgagcagacgactgtgAATGCCTCAGTGAATAAGTAGCCAAATGCCGTCTGCTCAGcgaatctatgcatatgcgaCGGTGTACATGGTTAGCCGGAATAATGCAGTAGTGACGAAGCATAAactaacatggactctatgagcaaatacattcAGTACCCGTAAATGCAAATAATacacactgttcttttttttattttgaagctatgacatcAAAACGTTGGGGGAAAATAGCATTGCGCACTTCACGTCATAAAAGTTCTTCCTGTGACTTCATGTTTACATTATTCTGAAATTTGTACTCTATAAAGTGGCAAACTATGTGTTTTTAGTGTATGGATTAATTCAACTGACTGGCACTTGAAtaaaagtcattggcaattggatcaAACATAGTGGCACTACtattaaactcactggcacgaGGCCTCATTGAGTTGGCACTTGAATTAAATGTGTTGGTGCTTGGATCAAATGCACATAAATTAAAGAGCTTGgcactcagattatttcaatggcgtgcagattatttaagttggcacttggattaaagtgagcgggaaaacctgtagtttttagttcactaagtactacggcttggtggcgtcagccaccacccgatctaaagggtacagccatattaatCCAATCCATCAATGCCCTGAAAAGATTTGTGGACGTGATGCTTCTGCACCGCACAGCTCTCCTTAAGCCTCTACAGACGTGCGTAGCGAAGAGTGCGGAtgtatagagtttcctaatatacattcATATTTCGATCGGGATCGATATTCAGCCAAGCACTCTTTCAAGTGTTTGGAAACAAAGAATAAGACACCTTACGACGCGTTTTTCGCAATACGTTACCAAAACAAAAGCATGATTGCGAAATTACCGAATACCAAGGAAAGTAATCGCATAAAATTGGAAAAAGCCAGTGGCTGCGCCGCATCCACCCATAGCTGTCAAGCAACAAGAGGCCACGTGAGAGGGTAATAACCTGACGCCACCACGTGGTCACTCAAAGAAATAGAGCGCCAATCGTAGAGCAATGGGAACGGGTGCGACGCAACAGGCacaaaaaatagaggaggcgctgcctATCTCTACACTATGTAGGAAggattttttcttcctccatgctcTACACGGCCTTGCAATGGCGGCAGACTTATTCTAGTGAGCATAGAACCCGTGCAGTAACGTCAGCTTCAACAGCTGTAGAAGATTTGTGCTCATGCATGAGCGGCGCGTACACGGCCTTGCAATGGCGGCAGACTCATTCTAGGGACCatagcacagaacacctacaccAACGCCTTCtctagaagatgcctgccgcatgagaagaaaaacggctatcacaccctttctctcttttattttagaatgttctcggtTGCTAGCGTcccctgtggcggacggtgcaacaacgcaacactttgcatagcctctgaaacagcggtgtacagttgcaggtctcgcacaactctcgactgacgcgcccctatgggccgcagatgaaaaacgcctAGCTGGTACCGCcctaagaagtgtggcagcttgggctagttggtatggcatgacgatagttatagcgcgagaacaaaacgacgacacagagacacacaGAGACGACACAgagttttgttctcgcgctataactatcgtcatgccataccaactagcccaagctgccacacttctaagtgtctttcgtgtccttcttgtctctgtgtcgtcgttttgttctcgcgctataactatcgtcgtggtACCGCCCATCGCCGTGATGATAGTCTCGGTCGCGAGCGCtaccgcgcggcgcttgctcaaaactgaaggcaggccaactccgctgggagcgcgagccattccccaggcattgtttaggggaGGCGTTGCCTACACCATAGTGCCCGTGCAGTAACGTTGCTGGCTGTTGAAGGTTTGTGTATAGTCTGTCGCCATAACAACatccatggtacggagcgcaaCATGAGGGGAACGTGAAAGCCCGTAGATTTCGTACGTGGTCTGCGTCAACGAAAAACGAACGTGGAACGGCTGCAGGAAAGGTATGCATCATTTATTAATTTTCACATTAATGAAAGCACTTTTGACTTGATCGAACACGTTTGGTTGCCCTAATGCTATGCGCGAGTCGCATTTTTTTTACCGTGTCGTTGATGTAAACcattttttattgattttttttttctgtacgtgtTCACAGAATGCAGTTGCAGAAACGCTAAAGCTATGGACACCGCAGATACCGAGTTGGTGGAAGATGAACCTCAATACCCGCGGCAAACATACGTGGACATTGAGGCCGTCAACAGCACGCTAACTGAAGTCCATCAGCAGTACAACCATCTGCTACTCAAGTACTCCAATGCCCTAAATATAATTGATGAGCTTAAATGCCAGCTGGCTTGCGGGATCGGCCAAAGAATTGGCGGTGCCAGGGGCGAGACCTATACATTAGGACTTCGGAGGGATGTACACTTTCTCGATAATCATGTGCGGAAACGGGAGCCATTGCCACCAGCAGCGGGCAAACGAAACTCAGATTTGGTTACGCCACGGCAATCTCGAGATTACAGCGTGCCGAGGAGGGCAATCGTGAGCGATTCGGACTTTGGCCGAGTGCtgcctgttgataagaaacagCTGATCGCTACTGGAGAGCGTACTTTTCAACCAAATAATAATGCGCGAGAATCGGCGGGAGAAATCGAAGCGGTGAGAAAACCGACAAGCAGTTGTATGGGTGCCATACTCGACCCTGCGAACAAGTTCGTTTCATACACTGCGAACGTGGAGGAAATACCTTCGGACGTTGGCCGAGTGCTGCCTGTAGATAAGAAACAGCTAATCGCTACTGGAGAGCGTACTTTTCAACCAAATAATAATGCGCGAGAATCGGCGGGAGAAATCGAAGCGGTGAGAAAACCGACAAGCAGTTGTATGGGTGCCATACTCGACCCTGCGAACAAGTTTGTTTCATACACTGCGAATGTGGAGGAAATACCCCAGCCATCATCACCCCCATGCGCCTATGACAGCAGTCGCAGGGGACATTCCAGCCACAAAAAGATTGCTGAACTGCAGCCCAAGTACCACCAGGTCGCTGTCGTATATCCGGCGCGGCGCAGCGCAGAGTTGTGTACCGTGGTGAGTGCATAATACAAAA
This region includes:
- the LOC119161206 gene encoding uncharacterized protein LOC119161206 isoform X1 encodes the protein MDTADTELVEDEPQYPRQTYVDIEAVNSTLTEVHQQYNHLLLKYSNALNIIDELKCQLACGIGQRIGGARGETYTLGLRRDVHFLDNHVRKREPLPPAAGKRNSDLVTPRQSRDYSVPRRAIVSDSDFGRVLPVDKKQLIATGERTFQPNNNARESAGEIEAVRKPTSSCMGAILDPANKFVSYTANVEEIPSDVGRVLPVDKKQLIATGERTFQPNNNARESAGEIEAVRKPTSSCMGAILDPANKFVSYTANVEEIPQPSSPPCAYDSSRRGHSSHKKIAELQPKYHQVAVVYPARRSAELCTVGCCIAHSCCCCQHTAEPQKSIHHVQAPHSSCCYSAGLDAKFTHLLRKGLCSGTSTAPDVALFKVSSALDTALKLAAELKKSSSSLLQQL
- the LOC119161206 gene encoding uncharacterized protein LOC119161206 isoform X2; translation: MDTADTELVEDEPQYPRQTYVDIEAVNSTLTEVHQQYNHLLLKYSNALNIIDELKCQLACGIGQRIGGARGETYTLGLRRDVHFLDNHVRKREPLPPAAGKRNSDLVTPRQSRDYSVPRRAIVSDSDFGRVLPVDKKQLIATGERTFQPNNNARESAGEIEAVRKPTSSCMGAILDPANKFVSYTANVEEIPSDVGRVLPVDKKQLIATGERTFQPNNNARESAGEIEAVRKPTSSCMGAILDPANKFVSYTANVEEIPQPSSPPCAYDSSRRGHSSHKKIAELQPKYHQVAVVYPARRSAELCTGCCIAHSCCCCQHTAEPQKSIHHVQAPHSSCCYSAGLDAKFTHLLRKGLCSGTSTAPDVALFKVSSALDTALKLAAELKKSSSSLLQQL